One genomic segment of Helianthus annuus cultivar XRQ/B chromosome 14, HanXRQr2.0-SUNRISE, whole genome shotgun sequence includes these proteins:
- the LOC110905491 gene encoding uncharacterized protein LOC110905491, whose protein sequence is MADKLIESETQIKDGALNLDPGMDALTVVFGKDKGGFLKGVGYGVTFSKYWQGPQTKGSSKERIAQLEFQLHNERLECGKKKMKKLRPCRCRWQKQITHLINF, encoded by the exons ATGGCTGATAAATTA ATTGAGAGTGAAACGCAAATTAAAGATGGAGCCCTAAACCTTGATCCGGGCATGGATGCACTCACAGTAGTATTTGGCAAAGATAAAGGTGGGTTTTTAAAAGGTGTTGGTTATGGAGTGACTTTCAGTAAATATTGGCAGGGTCCTCAAACCAAAGGATCATCAAAAGAACGAATTGCACAACTGGAGTTTCAACTACACAATGAGAGACTTGAGTGTGgaaaaaaaaagatgaagaaattaaGACCTTGTCGCTGCAGATGGCAGAAACAAATAACACACTTAATCAACTTTTAG